From the Deltaproteobacteria bacterium genome, the window ACCCGCGGCCCGAGCCGGAGTACCGGATGAACCCGCACTCCTACGTCATCGCGGTCGCCGACTGCTACGACGCGCTGACGACCATGCGCTCCTACCAGAAGGCGCGGACACCGCAGCAGGCGCTCGAGATCATGCGGAAACTGGCGGGGAAATCGCTCGATCCGGACCTTGTGGAACTGTTGGAGCGGTCCCTCGGGGTCTACCCCGTGGGCACCATGGTTCGGCTGAGCACGATGGAGGTCGGGGTCGTGACCGGAGCCCCGGACGGGGGAAAGGGCGAGCCGAAGGTGGCGATCCTGTTCGACCGGTCAGGGAACCCCCTGGCCGCCCCGCAAGGGGTGGACCTGAAGGAGTCCGACCCGTCCTCGGGAAGGCCCCGCCGGATGATCCTCGGGACCGTCAACCCGCTGATGCACCCGCCCGTGTCGATGAGCGGGGTCCTCCAGGCCGTATCGGGGTAACACCTACGCTCAGGAGCGAGGGGACGACGTCCAGCCCCCCAGCGCCTCCGCGACCGCGGCGCGAACGGTTTCGTTCGGGTCCCCGGTACGCGGCAGGATCTTTTCCCACCCCAAACCGTCGCACAAACGGGAGTACGCCGTCACCGCCTTCGCCCGGACCTCCGGTTCGGGGTGGTCGAGGAATTTCTCTACGTGAGGGGCTAGTTCCCTCCGTCCGGAAGCGCCCAGCGTCTCGAGGAGGTTGCCGAGCACCACCCCCCGCTCCCGCGGGAGCATCTCCCACAGGGACTTGATCACGCCCGGCGAGGGGAACGGGGACAACGCCCGCACGGCCGCCCCGCGGATCTCCGCGTCCTGGTCCGAAAGCGCCTGCAGAAGAAGGGAAACCCCTTCCGAACCGCCCAACTCCGCAGC encodes:
- a CDS encoding HEAT repeat domain-containing protein, whose protein sequence is MIERIEEALGRLLSDRSAAVREAASAAMDRTRAKRSVEEFRSRIRGGTVEEKLRAIYAAAELGGSEGVSLLLQALSDQDAEIRGAAVRALSPFPSPGVIKSLWEMLPRERGVVLGNLLETLGASGRRELAPHVEKFLDHPEPEVRAKAVTAYSRLCDGLGWEKILPRTGDPNETVRAAVAEALGGWTSSPRS